A single region of the Neisseria zoodegmatis genome encodes:
- a CDS encoding D-amino acid dehydrogenase, whose amino-acid sequence MHVIVLGAGVAGVCTAWYLLEAGCKVTVIDRADGAAMETSFANAGQLSYGYTTPWAAPGIPAKAAKWLFKKHSPLIFKPDGSLFQLQWLWQMLANCNAARYHTNKERMVRISEYSREMFRRLEAQTGIGFEGRSKGTLQIFRSLHEVEAAAKDIEVLEAYGVPYQRLKAEECLQYEPALKSALHKIAGALHLPNDATGDCHLFTRTLAAMCAEKGVEFKFNHTIERIEHSDGLIKAVYAGGQRFEADRYVCALGSFSRPALTELGLDLPVYPVKGYSLTVPIIDSDAAPVSTIIDETYKVAITRFDQRIRVGGMAELSGYAIHLNPERRETLELVVKDLYPHGGDLGKATFWSGLRPMTPDSTPIVGGTRFGNLFTNTGHGTLGWTMSLGSAKITADLVCGKATEVRSDDLGLSRYRK is encoded by the coding sequence ATGCACGTTATCGTATTGGGCGCAGGCGTGGCAGGCGTGTGCACGGCTTGGTATTTGTTGGAAGCGGGCTGCAAAGTAACGGTAATCGACCGTGCCGACGGCGCGGCCATGGAAACCAGCTTTGCCAACGCAGGCCAGCTTTCCTACGGCTACACCACGCCGTGGGCGGCACCGGGCATTCCCGCAAAAGCAGCGAAATGGCTGTTTAAAAAGCATTCGCCGCTGATTTTCAAACCCGACGGCAGCCTGTTTCAACTGCAATGGCTGTGGCAGATGCTGGCAAACTGTAACGCAGCCCGCTACCACACCAATAAAGAGCGCATGGTGCGGATTTCAGAATACAGCCGCGAAATGTTCCGCCGCTTGGAAGCCCAAACCGGCATCGGTTTTGAAGGGCGGAGCAAAGGCACATTGCAGATTTTCCGCAGCCTGCACGAAGTAGAAGCCGCCGCCAAAGACATTGAAGTGCTCGAAGCATACGGCGTGCCTTACCAAAGGCTAAAAGCCGAAGAGTGCCTGCAATACGAGCCTGCTTTGAAAAGCGCGCTGCACAAAATTGCCGGCGCCCTGCATCTGCCGAACGACGCCACCGGCGACTGCCACCTCTTTACCCGCACGCTCGCCGCCATGTGCGCCGAAAAAGGCGTGGAGTTTAAGTTTAACCACACCATCGAGCGCATCGAACATTCAGACGGCCTCATTAAAGCCGTTTACGCAGGCGGGCAGCGCTTCGAAGCCGACCGCTATGTGTGCGCCCTCGGCAGCTTCAGCCGCCCCGCATTAACCGAATTGGGGCTGGATTTGCCAGTTTATCCCGTCAAAGGTTACTCGCTCACCGTTCCCATCATCGACAGCGACGCCGCGCCCGTTTCCACCATTATCGACGAAACCTACAAAGTGGCGATTACCCGTTTCGACCAACGCATCCGCGTCGGCGGCATGGCAGAGTTGTCGGGATACGCCATTCATTTAAATCCCGAACGCCGCGAAACCTTGGAGCTCGTGGTTAAAGATTTGTACCCGCACGGCGGCGATTTGGGCAAAGCAACATTCTGGAGCGGCCTGCGCCCGATGACACCCGACAGCACGCCGATTGTCGGCGGCACCCGCTTCGGCAACCTCTTTACCAACACCGGTCACGGCACGCTGGGCTGGACGATGTCGCTCGGCTCGGCAAAAATCACCGCCGATTTGGTGTGCGGCAAAGCTACCGAAGTGCGCAGCGATGATTTGGGTTTGAGCCGTTACCGCAAATAG
- a CDS encoding 16S rRNA (uracil(1498)-N(3))-methyltransferase gives MPRFYVPFALHTGQTVDLPDNVVRHLNVLRTRIHEEIVLFNGNGKAYPSRLSILEKRRAEAEILCEEAADNESPLRITLVQAVSSGERMDFTLQKSVELGVTEIRPVLSERCVVRLSGERADKRAARWQDIVVSACEQSGRNSVPQVLPLQNYRDALAALPDDGTRLLMSLNRASALKDIEPPPRHVVLMIGPEGGWTAAEEQQAFDAGFRSITLGPRVLRTETASLAAIAAMQALWGDFA, from the coding sequence ATGCCGCGCTTTTACGTCCCTTTTGCTTTGCACACCGGCCAAACCGTTGATTTGCCCGACAATGTGGTGCGCCATTTAAATGTGCTGCGCACCCGCATTCATGAAGAAATTGTTTTATTTAACGGAAACGGCAAAGCGTATCCCTCCCGACTGAGTATTTTGGAAAAGCGCCGTGCCGAGGCGGAAATTTTGTGCGAAGAGGCTGCCGACAACGAATCTCCGCTGCGGATTACGCTGGTGCAGGCGGTTTCAAGCGGCGAGCGCATGGATTTTACTTTGCAGAAAAGCGTGGAATTGGGCGTAACCGAAATACGGCCTGTGTTGAGCGAACGTTGTGTGGTGCGCTTGAGCGGAGAACGTGCCGACAAGCGTGCCGCGCGTTGGCAGGATATTGTGGTTTCGGCTTGCGAACAAAGCGGCAGAAACAGCGTGCCGCAAGTGCTGCCGCTGCAAAACTACCGCGATGCGCTGGCCGCGCTGCCCGACGACGGCACACGTTTGTTGATGAGCCTGAACCGCGCTTCGGCTTTGAAAGATATTGAGCCGCCTCCGCGCCATGTGGTGCTGATGATCGGCCCCGAAGGCGGTTGGACGGCGGCGGAAGAGCAACAGGCTTTTGATGCGGGGTTCCGTTCGATAACCTTAGGGCCGCGGGTATTGCGCACGGAAACGGCTTCGTTGGCAGCGATTGCGGCCATGCAGGCATTGTGGGGTGATTTTGCCTGA
- the gcvP gene encoding aminomethyl-transferring glycine dehydrogenase, with product MDFKDLFNQNEFASRHISFKDEAALLKALGESSMESFIDNTVPQSIRMPSELNLPEALSEADALAKLKGVAAKNKVNKSYIGLGYYPTRLPNVILRNVLENPGWYTAYTPYQSEVAQGRLQALLNFQQMCIDLTGFEVAGASLLDEATAAAEAMAMAKRVGKSKSNQFFVDERVYPQTLDVMKTRAKYFGFELVVGDFQTTSEGDFFGALFQYVGKDGDVRDLEAVIGRLKEKGVIVAVAADVMSLVLLKSPASLGADIALGNTQRFGVPMGFGGPHAAYFAFKDEFKRSSPGRIIGVSKDASGKPALRMALSTREQHIRREKATSNICTAQALLANLAGMYAVYHGPEGVKRIANRIHALAAAFADAVVSDGLKVVHEVFFDTVAVDCGAKAKEIYQAALNAGYNLRQVNENVLAVAFHEETSAADFAKLVELFTGKAQSLPEQASSKLSDGLLRKDAILQHPVFNSYHTEHEMLRYLKKLEERDLAMNRSMISLGSCTMKLNATSEMLPITWPEFSSIHPFAPRDQVAGYMQMLTDLQDQLKAITGFDAISIQPNSGAQGEYTGLLSIRRYHEANGQPDRNVCLIPQSAHGTNPATAQMLSMKVVVVKTDEQGNVDIEDLKAKAAEHQQNLGALMITYPSTHGVYEEGIRDICQIIHDHGGQVYMDGANMNAQIGIMQPAEVGADVLHMNLHKTFCIPHGGGGPGMGPIGLKAHLAPFAPSHTVSPVEGATDGMSAVSSAPYGSASILPITWMYITMMGKTGMEQATQWALLNANYVAKELSADYPILYTGKNGRVAHECIVDLRPLKAESGITETDIAKRLMDYGFHAPTVSFPVAGTLMIEPTESESKAELDRFIAALKSIKQEVLKVQNGVWPKDDNPLVNAPHTAFNVAGEWNRAYTREEAVFPLPYVRENKFWPSVNRVDDVYGDRNLVCSCPPMSAYEE from the coding sequence ATGGATTTCAAAGATTTGTTTAACCAAAACGAATTTGCATCACGCCACATCAGTTTCAAAGACGAAGCGGCGCTATTGAAAGCCCTCGGCGAAAGCAGCATGGAAAGTTTTATCGACAACACCGTGCCGCAAAGCATCCGTATGCCGTCTGAACTCAATCTGCCCGAAGCCTTGAGTGAGGCCGATGCGTTGGCGAAGCTCAAAGGTGTGGCGGCGAAAAACAAGGTGAACAAAAGCTATATCGGCTTGGGCTATTACCCGACCCGCCTGCCGAATGTGATTTTGCGCAATGTGCTGGAAAACCCGGGCTGGTACACGGCTTATACGCCTTATCAGTCGGAAGTGGCGCAAGGCCGTTTGCAGGCTTTGTTGAACTTCCAGCAAATGTGTATCGACCTTACCGGCTTTGAAGTGGCGGGCGCGTCGTTGTTGGATGAGGCGACGGCGGCGGCCGAGGCGATGGCGATGGCCAAGCGCGTGGGTAAGTCTAAATCGAATCAATTTTTTGTGGACGAGCGCGTGTATCCGCAAACGCTCGACGTGATGAAAACCCGTGCCAAATATTTCGGCTTTGAGTTGGTGGTGGGCGATTTTCAGACGACCTCCGAAGGCGATTTCTTCGGCGCGCTGTTCCAATATGTCGGCAAAGACGGCGATGTGCGCGATTTGGAAGCCGTGATAGGCCGTCTGAAAGAAAAAGGCGTGATTGTGGCGGTGGCGGCCGACGTGATGAGCTTGGTGCTGCTGAAATCGCCCGCTTCTTTAGGCGCCGACATTGCTTTGGGCAACACCCAGCGTTTCGGCGTGCCGATGGGCTTCGGCGGCCCGCACGCGGCTTACTTTGCGTTTAAAGACGAATTCAAACGCTCGTCGCCCGGCCGCATTATCGGCGTGTCGAAAGACGCTTCGGGCAAACCCGCGCTGCGCATGGCTTTATCGACCCGCGAGCAGCACATCCGCCGCGAAAAGGCGACTTCCAACATCTGTACCGCGCAGGCTCTGCTGGCCAACTTGGCGGGCATGTACGCCGTTTACCACGGCCCGGAAGGTGTGAAACGCATTGCCAACCGCATTCACGCGCTGGCGGCTGCGTTTGCCGACGCGGTGGTTTCAGACGGCCTCAAAGTGGTGCATGAAGTGTTCTTCGACACCGTAGCCGTAGATTGCGGCGCGAAAGCCAAAGAGATTTATCAGGCCGCCTTAAATGCGGGCTACAACCTGCGTCAAGTGAATGAAAACGTGTTGGCCGTGGCGTTCCATGAGGAAACGTCCGCCGCCGATTTTGCCAAGTTGGTGGAACTCTTTACCGGCAAAGCGCAAAGCCTGCCCGAACAAGCCTCGAGCAAACTTTCAGACGGCCTGTTGAGAAAAGATGCCATCTTGCAGCACCCCGTGTTCAACAGCTACCACACCGAACACGAAATGCTGCGCTACCTGAAAAAGCTGGAAGAACGCGACTTGGCGATGAACCGCAGCATGATTTCACTCGGCAGCTGTACCATGAAGCTGAACGCCACCAGCGAAATGCTGCCGATTACTTGGCCCGAGTTCAGCAGCATCCACCCCTTCGCCCCGCGCGACCAAGTGGCGGGCTACATGCAGATGCTCACCGATTTGCAAGACCAGCTCAAAGCCATCACCGGATTTGACGCAATTTCCATCCAGCCGAACTCCGGCGCACAAGGCGAATACACCGGCTTGCTGTCTATCCGCCGCTATCACGAAGCCAACGGTCAGCCCGACCGCAACGTGTGCCTGATTCCCCAATCCGCGCACGGCACCAACCCCGCCACCGCGCAAATGCTGAGTATGAAAGTGGTGGTGGTGAAAACCGACGAGCAGGGTAACGTCGATATCGAAGACCTGAAAGCCAAAGCCGCCGAGCATCAGCAAAACTTGGGCGCGCTGATGATTACCTATCCCTCCACCCACGGCGTGTATGAAGAAGGCATCCGCGACATCTGCCAAATCATCCACGACCACGGCGGCCAAGTGTATATGGACGGCGCGAACATGAACGCCCAAATCGGCATCATGCAGCCCGCCGAAGTGGGCGCAGACGTATTGCACATGAACCTGCACAAAACCTTCTGCATCCCGCACGGCGGCGGCGGCCCCGGCATGGGGCCCATCGGCTTGAAAGCCCATCTCGCCCCGTTCGCACCGAGCCACACCGTATCGCCCGTGGAAGGCGCAACCGACGGCATGAGCGCCGTATCCTCCGCGCCCTACGGCTCCGCCAGCATCCTGCCGATTACTTGGATGTACATCACCATGATGGGCAAAACCGGCATGGAGCAGGCCACCCAATGGGCATTGCTGAACGCCAACTATGTCGCCAAAGAATTGAGCGCGGATTACCCGATTCTCTACACCGGCAAAAACGGCCGCGTTGCGCACGAATGTATCGTTGATTTGCGTCCGCTCAAAGCCGAAAGCGGCATTACCGAAACCGACATCGCCAAACGCCTGATGGATTACGGCTTCCACGCCCCCACCGTGTCGTTCCCCGTGGCCGGTACGCTGATGATAGAGCCGACCGAAAGCGAAAGCAAAGCCGAACTCGACCGCTTCATCGCCGCGTTGAAGTCCATCAAACAGGAAGTGCTGAAAGTGCAAAACGGCGTATGGCCGAAAGACGACAATCCGTTGGTCAACGCACCGCACACCGCCTTTAACGTGGCCGGAGAATGGAACCGCGCCTACACCCGCGAAGAAGCCGTATTCCCGCTGCCCTATGTGCGCGAAAACAAATTCTGGCCGAGCGTGAACAGGGTGGACGATGTGTACGGCGACAGGAATTTGGTCTGCTCTTGCCCGCCGATGAGCGCGTATGAAGAGTAA
- a CDS encoding endonuclease/exonuclease/phosphatase family protein, whose protein sequence is MPSESSQVCFQTASNTNPKQIISDTGLQHHKAFVNIHPIHHFFPAFYIMSAFDLTDWLLFALLLLPILATLLPLINHSHWTFRIFDFPRPQIAAVSLLCVVLNILWQQHEHPLFIAFEILNLACFAYQLKEIAAYTRLSKPEVLQYKGDDNDRTISLITGNVLTHNRRADLLLNQVRQYQPDVVLTLESDGWWEQQLAPLEHELDYTYTVKIPLDNLYGMHLYSRLPLQNVEIRHWVAEDIPSIAAELQLRSGEWIRIYCLHPMPPSPTEADTSTDRDAELLLVGKEIEKNNHSVLVFGDLNDVAWSRTSRLFQQISGLLDPRKGRGMYSTFHAGYPLLRWPLDHIFHSSDFMMSRIEVLPTIGSDHFPVYGKFQFAPAAEAVQEKEAADSEEKQEAREKIAEAEPIKEVVAEKYTENGKQ, encoded by the coding sequence ATGCCGTCTGAAAGCTCACAAGTTTGCTTTCAGACGGCATCAAACACCAATCCCAAGCAGATTATTTCCGATACAGGTTTGCAGCATCACAAGGCTTTCGTTAATATCCACCCGATACACCATTTCTTTCCCGCTTTTTATATTATGTCCGCATTTGATCTTACCGACTGGCTGCTGTTTGCCTTGCTGCTGTTGCCGATTTTGGCCACCCTGCTCCCTTTAATCAACCACAGCCATTGGACGTTCCGCATCTTCGACTTTCCCCGTCCGCAGATAGCCGCCGTAAGCCTGTTGTGCGTGGTGCTGAACATTCTTTGGCAGCAGCACGAACATCCGCTCTTCATCGCCTTTGAAATCCTCAACCTCGCCTGCTTCGCCTACCAGCTCAAAGAAATCGCCGCCTACACCCGCCTGAGCAAACCCGAAGTGCTCCAGTATAAAGGCGACGACAACGACCGCACCATCTCACTGATTACCGGCAACGTGCTCACCCACAACCGCCGAGCCGACCTGCTGCTCAACCAAGTACGCCAATATCAGCCCGACGTCGTGCTCACTTTGGAAAGCGACGGCTGGTGGGAACAACAACTCGCCCCGCTCGAACACGAACTCGACTACACCTATACCGTTAAAATCCCGCTCGACAACCTTTACGGCATGCACCTATACAGCCGCCTGCCCCTGCAAAACGTCGAAATCCGCCATTGGGTTGCCGAAGACATCCCCTCGATTGCCGCCGAGCTGCAACTGCGCTCCGGCGAATGGATACGCATTTACTGCCTGCATCCCATGCCGCCCAGCCCCACCGAAGCCGACACCTCCACCGACCGCGATGCCGAACTGCTGCTCGTCGGCAAAGAAATCGAAAAAAACAACCATTCCGTGCTCGTGTTCGGCGACCTAAACGACGTAGCATGGTCGCGCACCTCGCGGCTGTTCCAACAAATCAGCGGCCTGCTCGACCCCCGCAAAGGCCGAGGCATGTACAGCACCTTCCACGCCGGCTACCCGCTCCTGCGCTGGCCGCTCGACCACATTTTCCACAGCAGCGACTTCATGATGAGCCGCATCGAAGTGCTGCCCACCATCGGCTCCGACCACTTCCCCGTGTACGGTAAATTCCAATTCGCCCCCGCCGCCGAAGCCGTGCAGGAAAAAGAAGCTGCCGACAGCGAAGAAAAACAGGAAGCGCGCGAAAAAATCGCCGAAGCGGAGCCGATTAAAGAAGTGGTTGCCGAGAAATATACGGAGAACGGTAAGCAGTAA
- a CDS encoding inositol monophosphatase family protein, giving the protein MLDKLHVLVREVARAEVMPRFLDVSISRKADGSLLTEADLAAQAAFAAKLPEIIDCPMLGEEMTPRRQQELWQHNRDGLWVVDPIDGTNNFINGLPHFALSCAYIRNGRAQLGVVYNPVSDECFYSEHQKGAYLNGRPLPLRHVDKQLHEAIAGVEIKYLRSGKLSSRMNTLAPFGSLRSMGSSTLDWCYLAAGRYDIYVHGGQKLWDYAAGALIFEEAGGSLATLEGDAFWSGEHVFKRSVIAGLQTDLFEKWLKWIRENQ; this is encoded by the coding sequence GTGTTAGACAAACTGCATGTGCTGGTGCGCGAAGTGGCGCGTGCCGAAGTAATGCCCCGCTTTTTAGATGTCAGCATCAGCCGCAAAGCCGACGGCTCGCTGCTCACAGAAGCGGATTTGGCGGCACAGGCGGCATTTGCGGCTAAACTGCCCGAAATCATCGACTGCCCCATGCTCGGCGAAGAAATGACGCCCCGCCGCCAGCAAGAACTATGGCAGCACAACCGCGACGGGCTGTGGGTGGTCGATCCTATCGACGGCACCAACAATTTCATCAACGGCCTGCCCCATTTCGCGCTTTCGTGCGCCTATATCCGCAACGGCCGCGCCCAACTCGGCGTGGTGTACAACCCCGTCAGCGACGAATGTTTTTACTCCGAACACCAAAAAGGCGCTTATCTCAACGGCCGCCCCCTGCCCTTGCGCCATGTCGACAAGCAGCTGCACGAAGCCATTGCGGGCGTAGAAATCAAATACCTGCGTTCCGGCAAGCTCTCCAGCCGCATGAACACGCTCGCGCCGTTCGGCAGCCTGCGCAGCATGGGCAGCAGCACGCTTGATTGGTGTTATCTTGCCGCCGGCCGCTACGATATTTATGTTCACGGCGGTCAAAAATTGTGGGATTACGCCGCGGGTGCGTTAATTTTTGAAGAAGCGGGCGGCAGCTTGGCCACGCTGGAAGGCGACGCTTTCTGGAGCGGCGAGCATGTGTTCAAACGCTCGGTTATCGCCGGCCTGCAAACGGATTTGTTTGAAAAATGGCTGAAATGGATACGCGAAAACCAATAA
- the moaC gene encoding cyclic pyranopterin monophosphate synthase MoaC → MIDLTHFNENNEAHMVDIGEKAPTKRVAKASGYINMSREAIQLIANGAANKGDVLGIARVAGIQASKQTGFLIPLCHPVALTHVRIDFDVDLQLARVKTTVTASTEGKTGVEMEALTAVNISLLTIYDMLKAVDKSMVISQIHLEEKAGGKSGNFVFDNNLENLNY, encoded by the coding sequence ATGATCGACTTAACCCACTTCAACGAAAACAACGAAGCCCACATGGTAGATATCGGCGAAAAAGCGCCCACCAAACGCGTTGCCAAAGCCAGCGGCTACATCAACATGAGCCGCGAAGCCATCCAGCTGATTGCCAACGGCGCCGCCAACAAAGGCGACGTTTTGGGCATCGCCCGCGTAGCAGGCATACAGGCTTCCAAACAAACCGGCTTTCTGATTCCTTTGTGCCATCCCGTCGCCCTGACCCATGTGCGCATCGACTTCGATGTCGACCTCCAACTGGCCCGCGTGAAAACCACCGTAACCGCCAGCACCGAAGGTAAAACCGGCGTGGAAATGGAAGCCTTAACGGCGGTTAACATTTCCCTGCTCACCATTTACGACATGCTCAAAGCCGTAGATAAAAGCATGGTTATTTCACAAATTCATTTAGAAGAAAAAGCCGGCGGCAAGAGCGGCAATTTCGTTTTCGACAACAACTTAGAAAACCTCAACTATTAA
- the ppc gene encoding phosphoenolpyruvate carboxylase, producing the protein MRLHILSNPKDEPLAADAEFLTQSLFKLLHNETTEIVLNTIKKLADSDDSSAVIEEVLPKLNERQTQNLILACGLFSQMLNIAEDVHHERRRLAHEHAGSSAASGSVADTVRKLKAHGVDAAAVQNQLDHTHIAAVLTAHPTEVQRQATLNFHRRIRALLPQYERCNSDEERTELQREVDATLLALWQTSETRHFKVTVKNEINNGVSIFPLSFFQALPKLYRSIEKEFQTTYPDIRIPDILQIGGWIGGDRDGNPFVSAETLRHAFRQHADTVFHYYRRQLAELYHDLPLSTRRVNVSEEVLALAAVSPDTEIAREEEPYRRAIAYIMSRLIARGHEIGLTLGCKFGLGEPYPNAEAFIADLKAMQRSLRDNGSAMLADARLADIIRAASVFGFYMMPLDLRQHAAKHAEVVAELFRHAGLEDYDSLTEQEKQAVLLRELSNQRPLYNPYIDYSEHTQHELAIFHEARKVKDELGEKAINQSIISNCEQPSDLLALAVLLQETGLLVLENGKPVSRINIVPLFETIEALENACSVMDTLFNLPWYRDLLASRDNTQEIMLGYSDSNKDGGYVTSSWGLYQAEQGLVELFRRHGIRMRLFHGRGGSVGRGGGPSYQAILAQPEGSVAGQIRITEQGEVITAKYADAGNAHRNLETLVAATLEASLLPQHQDPDSTLMQALSDSAFKHYRALITCDGFIDYFLQTSPIQEIATLNLGSRPASRKTLARIQDLRAIPWVFSWTQNRLMLPAWYGFGSAVEELCQADSGRLKDLQQHAQNNPFFQTMLSNMEQVMAKTDLTLAENYAGLSRSPERAAEIFAMIKQEYLKSRQALMDILQTEELLSDNRSLARSLALRIPYLNALGGLQIALLKRLRQDPENAHLLQMVHLTINGVAQGLRNTG; encoded by the coding sequence ATGCGGCTTCACATTCTCAGCAATCCGAAAGACGAACCCTTAGCAGCCGATGCGGAGTTTTTAACGCAATCGCTGTTTAAACTTCTGCACAACGAAACCACGGAAATCGTGCTGAACACGATTAAAAAACTGGCCGATTCAGACGACAGCAGCGCGGTAATTGAAGAAGTGCTGCCCAAGTTGAATGAGCGCCAAACCCAAAACCTGATTCTGGCATGCGGGTTGTTTTCGCAGATGTTGAATATCGCCGAAGATGTGCATCACGAACGCCGCCGTTTGGCGCACGAACACGCCGGCAGCTCCGCCGCGTCGGGCAGCGTGGCCGATACGGTGCGCAAACTCAAAGCACACGGAGTGGACGCCGCAGCCGTGCAAAACCAGCTCGACCATACCCACATTGCCGCCGTGTTGACGGCACATCCTACCGAAGTGCAGCGTCAGGCGACTTTGAATTTCCACCGCCGCATCCGTGCCTTACTGCCGCAATACGAGCGTTGCAACAGCGATGAAGAACGCACGGAATTGCAACGCGAAGTCGATGCCACCTTGCTCGCTTTGTGGCAAACCAGTGAAACCCGCCATTTCAAAGTTACCGTTAAAAACGAGATCAACAACGGCGTTTCTATTTTCCCGTTGAGTTTTTTCCAAGCCCTGCCCAAACTGTACCGCAGCATCGAAAAAGAATTTCAGACGACCTATCCCGATATCCGCATCCCCGACATTCTGCAAATCGGCGGCTGGATAGGCGGCGACCGCGACGGCAATCCTTTCGTATCCGCCGAAACCTTGCGCCATGCCTTTAGGCAGCATGCCGACACCGTATTCCACTATTACCGCCGCCAATTGGCCGAGCTGTATCACGATTTGCCGCTGTCGACACGGCGTGTGAACGTGAGCGAAGAAGTGCTGGCGCTGGCCGCCGTGTCGCCCGATACCGAAATCGCCCGCGAAGAAGAGCCTTACCGCCGCGCCATTGCCTACATCATGTCGCGCCTGATTGCCCGCGGGCATGAAATCGGCCTGACTTTGGGTTGCAAATTCGGTTTGGGCGAACCTTATCCAAACGCTGAAGCATTTATTGCCGACTTGAAAGCCATGCAGCGGTCTTTGCGCGATAACGGCAGCGCCATGCTGGCCGATGCGCGTTTGGCCGACATCATCCGCGCCGCTTCCGTGTTCGGCTTTTACATGATGCCGCTCGATTTGCGCCAACATGCTGCCAAGCATGCCGAAGTGGTGGCAGAACTTTTCCGCCATGCAGGTTTGGAAGATTACGACAGCCTGACGGAGCAGGAAAAACAAGCCGTTTTGCTGCGCGAGCTAAGCAACCAGCGCCCGCTGTACAACCCTTATATTGATTACAGCGAACACACGCAGCACGAGCTGGCGATTTTCCACGAAGCGCGTAAAGTGAAAGACGAGCTGGGCGAAAAAGCCATCAACCAAAGCATCATTTCCAACTGCGAACAGCCCAGCGACCTGTTGGCCTTAGCCGTTTTGTTACAGGAAACCGGCCTGCTGGTGTTGGAAAACGGCAAGCCCGTGAGCCGTATCAACATCGTGCCGCTGTTTGAAACCATCGAAGCACTCGAAAACGCCTGTTCCGTGATGGACACTCTTTTTAACCTGCCGTGGTACCGCGATTTGCTGGCCAGCCGCGACAACACGCAGGAAATCATGCTCGGCTATTCCGACAGCAATAAAGACGGCGGTTATGTAACCAGCTCGTGGGGCTTGTATCAGGCAGAACAAGGCTTGGTAGAACTTTTCAGACGGCATGGCATCAGAATGCGCCTGTTTCACGGTCGCGGCGGCAGCGTCGGTCGTGGCGGCGGCCCGTCTTACCAAGCCATATTGGCGCAGCCCGAAGGCAGCGTGGCCGGACAAATCCGCATTACCGAGCAGGGCGAAGTGATTACCGCCAAATATGCCGATGCCGGCAACGCGCACCGCAACTTGGAAACACTGGTTGCCGCCACGCTTGAAGCCAGCCTGCTGCCGCAACACCAAGACCCCGACAGCACACTGATGCAGGCATTGTCCGACAGCGCCTTCAAACACTACCGCGCCCTGATTACCTGCGACGGCTTTATCGACTACTTCCTGCAAACCAGCCCGATTCAAGAGATTGCCACCCTCAACTTGGGCAGCCGCCCAGCCAGCCGCAAAACATTGGCACGCATTCAAGATTTGCGTGCGATTCCGTGGGTGTTTTCATGGACGCAAAACCGCCTGATGCTGCCTGCGTGGTACGGCTTCGGCAGCGCGGTGGAAGAATTGTGCCAAGCCGATTCAGGCCGTCTGAAAGACTTGCAGCAGCATGCGCAAAACAATCCGTTTTTCCAAACCATGCTGTCGAATATGGAGCAGGTAATGGCAAAAACCGATTTGACGCTGGCCGAAAACTACGCAGGTTTGAGCCGGTCGCCCGAACGAGCCGCCGAGATTTTCGCCATGATCAAGCAAGAATACCTCAAGAGCCGCCAAGCACTCATGGATATTCTGCAAACCGAAGAGCTGCTTAGCGACAACCGCAGCCTCGCCCGCTCGCTGGCCTTGAGGATTCCCTATCTCAACGCACTGGGCGGCTTGCAGATAGCTTTGCTCAAACGCTTGCGCCAAGACCCTGAAAATGCCCACCTGCTGCAAATGGTGCACCTGACCATTAACGGCGTGGCACAGGGATTGCGTAACACGGGCTAA
- a CDS encoding winged helix-turn-helix transcriptional regulator translates to MKELDKTDRKILKILQQNARIPMTELAEKVGLSTTPVTERVRRLERENIITGYHAHLNPHALGQSLLVFVELKLRSKSGNIFEDFRREVSMIPQILECHLVSGEYDYLIKVRLPDMSAYRDMLGNILLQLPAAAESRSYVVMEEVKEDVLLALD, encoded by the coding sequence ATGAAAGAACTGGATAAAACCGACCGCAAAATTTTAAAAATCCTGCAACAAAACGCCCGCATTCCGATGACGGAATTGGCTGAAAAAGTCGGCCTGTCCACCACGCCCGTAACCGAGCGCGTGCGCCGTTTGGAACGTGAAAACATCATCACCGGCTACCACGCCCACCTCAACCCGCACGCTTTGGGGCAAAGCCTGTTGGTGTTTGTGGAACTCAAACTGCGCTCGAAGTCGGGCAATATTTTTGAAGACTTCCGCCGCGAAGTATCGATGATTCCGCAAATTTTGGAATGCCATTTGGTGTCGGGCGAATACGACTATTTAATCAAAGTGCGCCTGCCCGATATGTCGGCCTACCGCGATATGCTCGGCAATATCCTGCTGCAACTGCCTGCCGCCGCCGAAAGCCGCAGCTATGTGGTGATGGAAGAAGTGAAAGAAGATGTGTTGCTGGCCTTAGATTGA